The following is a genomic window from Streptomyces chrestomyceticus JCM 4735.
TCGGGAGGGTCAGGGAGGCGAGGAGTGCCGGGCGGGGGTCCTCGGTGCGGGGGTCGACGACCAGGACGCCGTCCACGCGGCGTTCGGCCCACCAGCGCCGGTAGGTCGCGCACTCGGCGTCCAGGTCCTCGACGACCTGGAAGAGGAGGGCGACGCGTCGGGCGGCGAGGGCCTCCTGGATGCCGGAGACCAGTTGGAGGAAGAAGGACTCGACGCCGAGGGTGCGGGCGGGGCGGGCGAGGACGAGGCCGACGCAGCCGGAGCGTTCGCCGGACAGGGCGCGGGCGGCGCTGTTGGGCTGCCAGCCCAGTTCCTCGGCGACCTCGCGGATGCGGGCTCGGGTGGCGGGGGAGACACCGTCGCGGTCGTTGAGGGCGAAGGAGACGGCCGAGGGGGAGACGCCGGCGCGTTCGGCGATGTCCTTCATGGTCGGGCGGCGGCGCGGGGACGCCGTGGGGATGCGGGGGGCGTCGTCCGCGGCCGGGGGGCCGGTGGTCATGTCGTCCGTCAGCTCCTCCGGTCGGCCCGGTCTCCGTGGTGCGGCGGCCTGGGCGGGCCTTGTCGCCAAACCGCATCAGGTCGTCGGGCTAAAGCGCATTAGGTGGTTCAGGATCACGGTGTGGGAGAAGGAAGTCAATCGTTGTAGGGGAGATGCGGTTGAAGGTGGCGGAAGGGGGGTGGGGTCGTGAACTGATGCGCGTTGTTACGGAAATGAGATGGCGGGTTCCGTGAGTGGCAGCTTTAGCGCATTAGTGCAGATAGGAGATGGGGGCGGAGGAGGGGTTGGGGTGTGGGGAGGGGGAGTGGTTGAGGCGGGAGTTGGGGGCGTGCGTTGACGGGAGGGGGAACGGGCGACAACGTTGGCATCGCCATCCGGCGGCGCGGCCGGGCGTGTGCCGGGCCGTGCGTGGCTCTTCGCTGTTTCCTCGCGGTTCCCCGACGCGGGAGCGCTCCCTCACGGGGACGTGCCTCCCGGGCAGAAGCGTTTCCCCGACGCAGGAGTGACCATGACGCGCAGGCACCTGGCTCCCGTACACAGCGCAAGCAACGAGCTCAACAAGAGGAATGTGCACAACGCGAGCGGCCTTCGTCCTAGCCGTTCGCGGCTGGTGTTCGCCACCGCCCTCGCGGTCGCGCTGATGTCGGCCACGGCCGCCTGTGGTGTCGGCGGGGCCGAGGGGTCTTCGGCCGCCGAGGGGCAGCCGAAGCGGACGGGCAAGGTGGCCGGTGAGATCACCTTTCGTACGCTTCAGTTGAAGCCGAACTTCACGGCGTACGTGCAAGGCGTCATCGACGCGTTCGAGAAGAAGTACCCCGATGTGAAGGTGACCTGGGAAGACGTGCCGGGTGACGGCTACAACGAGAAGCTCGTCGCCGACGCGCAGGCCGGCGGGCTGCCGGATGTGGTCAACCTGAACACCGACTCGTTCCAACTGCTCGGCGACCGGGGGATGCTCGCGGACGTGGCCCGGCTGGACCCGAAGATCGCGCAGGAGTACGTACCGGGCGCCTGGGAGCAGTACAAGCTGCCAGGTAAGGGGGACGGCGTCTTCGCGTATCCCTGGTACGTGACGCCCGAGATCCTCACGTACAACAAGGAACTCTTCGCCAAGGCCGGGCTCGACGTGAACAAGCCGCCCGCCACGGTGGAGCAGTTCTTCGACCAGGCGGAGCGGATCGCGAAGGCGGCGGACGGCCGGTACAGCGCGTTCATGGCGGACCCGAAGGGGCGGTTGCCCGGCGACTGGCAGAAGATGGGCGTGCCGATCCTGAACAAGGAGAAGAGCGCGTTCGTCTTCGACACGCCCAAGGCCGTCGAGTGGGTGCGGCGGATGAAGAAGCTGTACGCGATGGGGGCGATGCCGAAGGAGTCGCTGACCAAGGCCGACGACCTCGCGCAGCTCTACGGGGCGGGGAAGCTGGTGTTCGGGCCCGGGTCGCCGGGGATCCTCAAGGACGTCAAGCGCAACTCCCCGTCGGCGTACGCGAACACGCGGGTGGCGCCGGCCGTCACCGGGACGCTGAAGCACATCGGCATCTACACGCAGTCGCTGGGCGTACGGAAGGACACCGAGCACCCGGACGCGGCGGCGGAGTTCGCGAAGTGGGTGACCAACGGGCCGAACCAGGTGGCGTTCTCGAAGCAGGTGACCATCTACCCGTCGAACGCCAGGGGCCTCGCCGACCCGTACTTCGCCGACCGGGGCGACGGCAAGGACCCCGAGACGATGGCGCGCGCCGTCGGGGCCGAGGAGCTGAAGGCGGCCCAACTGGACGCGAACACCCCCGTGGAGTGGACCACCCAGGTCGGTGACGCGGTGGTGCGGGAGATGCAGAAGGGGATCAAGGGGGAGGAGGAGCCCGCGACGGCGGTCAAGAACGCGCAGGAAGCGGCCAACAAGATCCTCGAACAGCAACAGAAGCACCAGCAGCAGACGCAGAAGCGGTCGTGACCGGTGATGACATCCGGTACGACGCGCAGCAAGCGTACGAAGCGCACGACGGCTCCCTCGGGCTCGGGCCCGGGGCCGGGATCGGGCTTCGGATCAGCCTCCGGATCAGCCTCCTGCTCGGGCTCACCCTCGGATCCGGACCCGGCCCAGCCCTCGTCCGCCCCCTCCCCCTCCCCACTCCCGCCCCACGCACCACCCGCCGCATCAACCCCCGCCGCACCGGCACCGGCACCGGCACCGACACCGGCCTCCCGCACCGCCGCTGGTGGACGCCGTACCTCTTTCTGCTGCCGGGGCTGGTCATGGTGGTGCTCTTCAGCCTCTGGCCGTTCGTCAACACCGTCATCCTGTCGCTCACCGACGCGCAGATCCTGCGCGGCGGCCGGTTCGTGGGCCTGGAGAACTACGGGCGGGCGCTGGACGACCCCGACTTCTGGACGGCGACCGTCAACAGCGTCGTCTACCTCGCCGTCGTCGTCCCGTGTCTGGTGCTGCTGCCGCTGGCGCTCGCCGTGCTCGTGCAGCGCAAGGTGCCCGGGATCGGGTTCTTCCGTTCCGCCTTCTACACGCCGGTCATCGCGTCGGCCGTCGTCGTCGGGCTGATCTGGCAGTGGGTGCTGCGCAGTGACGGACTGGTCAACACCGTGTTCGAAAAGCTGCACCTGATCTCCGGGCCGGTCCCGTTTCTGACCGATTCCTCGATGCTGCTGGTCTCCGCCATGATCGTCACGATCTGGAAGGGCCTGGGCTACTACATGGTCTTCTACCTGGCGGCGCTGGGGAACGTGCCGGCGTCGCTGTACGAGGCCGCCGCGCTCGACGGCGCCGGTGCCGTACGCCGCTTCCTCAGCATCACCATCCCCAGCGTGAAGCCGATGATGCTGCTGGTCGGGACGTTGTCGGCGATCTCCGCGCTGCGCGTGTTCACCGAGATCTACATCCTCGGCGGGGAGAGCGGCGGCCCCGGCGGCGGGGCCCGGACGCTGCCGTTCCTGATCCGGCAGGTCGGGCTGGGCTTCGCGGGCGAGACCGGTTACGCGGCGGCCGTATCGATCCTGCTGTTCCTGCTGACGCTGGCGTTCAGCCTGCTGGGACACCGGCTGTCGAAGGGAGACGAGCAGTGACCGTGCTGCCCTCGTCAGGTGTACGGCGCGCCTCGGCCGCGGGCCGTGGACGCAAGGCGGTTCTCGGCCTCTCCGGCCGTTACCTCACGCTCTGCCTGATGCTGGTGGTGATGCTGGGGCCCATCGTCTGGCAGTTCCTGACGTCGCTGAAGGGACGCGGGGAAGACGTGTACGGGGGCGTGCTGCCCAGTCAGCCGACCCTGGACAACTACGTACGGGTCGCCGAGTCCTTCCCGCTGCTGCACTACGTCGGCAACACGCTGATCGTCGCGGCGCTGGCCGTCACCTCCAACTGCGTGTTCGCCGCGATGGGCGGCTACGCGCTGTCGCGGGCCGGGTGGCCCGGACGGCGTGTCGTCTTCACGGTGCTGGTCGCGACGCTGATGTTCCCCTTCGAGTCCGTGATGATCTCGATGTTCCTCACGGTGCGTTCGATGGGGCTGGTGGACACGCTCGTCGGCGTCTGGCTGCCCGGCGCGGTCTCGGTGCTCAACCTGATGATCATGCGGGCCGCCTTCCTCGCCGTACCGAAGGAGGTGGAAGAGGCCGCGGTCCTGGACGGAGCCAACGAGTGGCAGCGCTTCACGAAGGTGTTCGTACCGGCGGCGAAGGGCGCGCTGGCGGTGGTCTGTCTGACCAGCTTCATGGGCGCCTGGGACGACTTCCTGTGGCCGCTGATCGTGCTGACCAACAGCGATCACTACACCCTGCAACTCGGACTGAAATCGCTGGCCGGGGCCACCACGGTCAACGACCAGCGGCTGATCGCGGCAGGCGCGATGGCCGCGCTGATCCCGATGATGGCGCTCTTCTTCGCCCTGCAGCGGTTCTTCTTCAAGGGCGTGGGCGAGGGAGCGCTGAAGACGTGAAGGGAAGCGATGTGACGTCGTCCGTCGGCCGCGCGCCCCGTATGGGCGCCAACTACACCCCAGCCACGGCTGGTTCCACCACTGGCTGGATTTCGACCTCGACGCCGTACGCCGCGACCTGGACGCCCTCGCGGCGCTCGGCCTGGACCACGTCCGAGTCTTCGCCCTGTGGCCGGTCTTCCAGCCGAACCGTTCCCTCATCCGCCCGCGCGCCGTCGAGCAACTGGGGCACCTGGTGGACGCCGCCGCGGAGTGCGGCCTCGACGTCGCCGTGGACGCACTCCAAGGCCACCTGTCCAGCTTCGACTTCGTACCGTCCTGGCTGCGCACCTGGCACCGGCGCAACATGTTCACCGACCCGGAAGCGGTCGACGGCGCGGCCCGGTACCTGGAGACCCT
Proteins encoded in this region:
- a CDS encoding ABC transporter substrate-binding protein is translated as MFATALAVALMSATAACGVGGAEGSSAAEGQPKRTGKVAGEITFRTLQLKPNFTAYVQGVIDAFEKKYPDVKVTWEDVPGDGYNEKLVADAQAGGLPDVVNLNTDSFQLLGDRGMLADVARLDPKIAQEYVPGAWEQYKLPGKGDGVFAYPWYVTPEILTYNKELFAKAGLDVNKPPATVEQFFDQAERIAKAADGRYSAFMADPKGRLPGDWQKMGVPILNKEKSAFVFDTPKAVEWVRRMKKLYAMGAMPKESLTKADDLAQLYGAGKLVFGPGSPGILKDVKRNSPSAYANTRVAPAVTGTLKHIGIYTQSLGVRKDTEHPDAAAEFAKWVTNGPNQVAFSKQVTIYPSNARGLADPYFADRGDGKDPETMARAVGAEELKAAQLDANTPVEWTTQVGDAVVREMQKGIKGEEEPATAVKNAQEAANKILEQQQKHQQQTQKRS
- a CDS encoding carbohydrate ABC transporter permease; protein product: MVVLFSLWPFVNTVILSLTDAQILRGGRFVGLENYGRALDDPDFWTATVNSVVYLAVVVPCLVLLPLALAVLVQRKVPGIGFFRSAFYTPVIASAVVVGLIWQWVLRSDGLVNTVFEKLHLISGPVPFLTDSSMLLVSAMIVTIWKGLGYYMVFYLAALGNVPASLYEAAALDGAGAVRRFLSITIPSVKPMMLLVGTLSAISALRVFTEIYILGGESGGPGGGARTLPFLIRQVGLGFAGETGYAAAVSILLFLLTLAFSLLGHRLSKGDEQ
- a CDS encoding carbohydrate ABC transporter permease, with the translated sequence MLPSSGVRRASAAGRGRKAVLGLSGRYLTLCLMLVVMLGPIVWQFLTSLKGRGEDVYGGVLPSQPTLDNYVRVAESFPLLHYVGNTLIVAALAVTSNCVFAAMGGYALSRAGWPGRRVVFTVLVATLMFPFESVMISMFLTVRSMGLVDTLVGVWLPGAVSVLNLMIMRAAFLAVPKEVEEAAVLDGANEWQRFTKVFVPAAKGALAVVCLTSFMGAWDDFLWPLIVLTNSDHYTLQLGLKSLAGATTVNDQRLIAAGAMAALIPMMALFFALQRFFFKGVGEGALKT